In a genomic window of Leifsonia xyli subsp. cynodontis DSM 46306:
- the msrB gene encoding peptide-methionine (R)-S-oxide reductase MsrB, whose amino-acid sequence MTQEYRKDQDAIGRLTAAQFAVTQESVTEPAFRNEFWNSHEAGLYVDIVSGESLFASVDKYDSRSGWPSFTVPVEPGNIVEKTDRTFGMLRTEVRSAHGDSHLGHLSDDGPAEAGGLRYCINSAALRFVPLAELDEQGYGDYKRLFENEGEGGRR is encoded by the coding sequence GTGACACAGGAGTACCGCAAGGATCAGGATGCGATCGGCCGGCTCACCGCCGCGCAGTTCGCGGTCACCCAGGAGTCGGTGACCGAGCCGGCGTTCCGCAACGAGTTCTGGAACAGCCACGAGGCGGGGCTCTACGTCGACATCGTCTCGGGCGAGTCGCTCTTCGCCTCTGTGGACAAATACGACAGCCGCTCGGGGTGGCCGAGCTTCACCGTCCCCGTCGAACCGGGGAACATCGTCGAGAAGACCGATCGGACCTTCGGGATGCTGCGCACCGAAGTGCGTTCCGCGCACGGCGACAGCCACCTGGGCCATCTCTCCGACGACGGCCCCGCCGAGGCCGGCGGGCTGCGCTACTGCATCAACTCCGCCGCGCTCCGTTTCGTCCCGCTCGCCGAACTGGACGAGCAGGGCTACGGCGACTACAAGCGCCTGTTCGAGAATGAGGGAGAAGGAGGGCGACGATGA
- a CDS encoding SDR family oxidoreductase produces the protein MAATRVLFIGGTGVISSACVAEALEQGHEVTVVNRGSSTPRRLPDGVETLHADIRDPESMRAVLGQRSFDVAAEFLAFTPEHIRIDFDLFEGRVGQYMFISSASAYQTPPSRLPVTESTPLRNPFWQYSRDKIACEDLLVEGYRERGFPITIVRPSHTYDRTMIPTSGHWTDLERMRRGAPVVVHGDGTSRWTITHNTDFAVAFTGLLGRPEAVGDAFHITSDEAPTWDQIYCYLAEALGVEAELVHVASESIAAVVPELGPGLLGDKAHSMQFDNSKVIALVPEFRARVPFARGAGEIVEWFLGDSSRQRFDPDLDAAFDRLVEHARAFG, from the coding sequence ATGGCAGCGACACGGGTACTCTTCATCGGCGGTACGGGGGTCATCAGTTCCGCGTGCGTCGCGGAGGCGCTGGAACAGGGACACGAGGTGACCGTCGTGAACCGGGGGTCGAGCACGCCGCGGCGACTGCCGGACGGGGTGGAAACGCTGCACGCCGACATCCGGGACCCGGAGAGCATGCGTGCCGTCCTCGGACAGCGGAGCTTCGATGTGGCCGCGGAGTTCCTCGCTTTCACGCCCGAGCACATCCGCATCGACTTCGATCTGTTCGAGGGGCGGGTCGGACAGTACATGTTCATCAGCTCGGCGTCCGCCTACCAGACGCCGCCGTCACGGCTGCCGGTGACGGAGTCCACTCCTCTGCGGAACCCGTTCTGGCAGTATTCGCGCGACAAGATCGCGTGCGAAGACCTGCTCGTCGAGGGGTACCGCGAGCGGGGCTTCCCGATCACGATCGTGCGGCCGTCGCACACGTACGACCGGACGATGATCCCGACGAGCGGGCACTGGACCGATCTCGAACGGATGCGCCGGGGCGCGCCGGTGGTGGTCCACGGCGACGGGACGAGCCGCTGGACCATCACGCACAACACCGACTTCGCGGTCGCGTTCACCGGGCTGCTCGGCCGGCCGGAGGCCGTGGGCGACGCGTTCCACATCACCTCCGACGAAGCGCCGACCTGGGACCAGATCTACTGCTACCTGGCCGAGGCGCTCGGCGTCGAGGCCGAGCTCGTGCATGTGGCGAGCGAGTCGATCGCTGCGGTCGTGCCGGAACTCGGTCCCGGCCTGCTCGGCGACAAAGCCCACTCCATGCAGTTCGACAACAGCAAGGTCATAGCCCTGGTGCCAGAGTTCCGGGCCCGGGTGCCGTTCGCACGCGGTGCGGGCGAGATCGTCGAGTGGTTCCTCGGCGACAGCTCACGTCAGCGCTTCGACCCGGACCTGGACGCCGCCTTCGACCGGCTGGTGGAGCACGCACGGGCTTTCGGGTGA
- a CDS encoding gamma-glutamyl-gamma-aminobutyrate hydrolase family protein, whose amino-acid sequence MLTSARTLAVVEATRFRGHDSAYHAYAQLLVGAVLAGAAEAGWTVTRTAADRGADVVLELTAGADAVVIVGGEDIAPRFYGGPSGYANEGRHLETADAAQIALVRRAVERSVPLIGICRGLQIVNVALGGTLVQDLGDGVHVNQGAPVPDTLTDHAVLLESGSRVEALLGPVAWVRSAHHQAVDALGAGLVVTGRAPDGHIEAIEHESAPILAVQWHLEDPGAPAGQLAALLGALRVPALAVG is encoded by the coding sequence ATGCTCACTTCCGCGCGCACGCTCGCCGTGGTCGAGGCGACGCGATTCCGCGGCCACGATTCGGCGTACCACGCGTACGCGCAACTGCTCGTCGGGGCCGTGCTCGCCGGTGCGGCGGAGGCGGGCTGGACGGTCACGCGCACCGCTGCCGACCGGGGCGCCGATGTCGTGCTCGAGCTCACCGCCGGCGCGGACGCTGTCGTGATCGTCGGCGGCGAGGACATCGCGCCGCGCTTCTACGGCGGACCGAGCGGTTATGCGAACGAAGGGCGGCACCTCGAGACGGCAGACGCGGCGCAGATCGCCCTCGTTCGCCGGGCGGTGGAGCGCAGCGTCCCGCTCATCGGCATCTGCCGGGGACTCCAGATCGTCAATGTGGCGCTCGGTGGAACGCTGGTGCAGGATCTCGGCGACGGCGTCCATGTCAACCAGGGGGCGCCGGTCCCCGATACGCTCACCGATCACGCCGTGCTGCTGGAATCCGGCAGCCGTGTGGAAGCGCTCCTCGGCCCGGTCGCTTGGGTCCGCAGCGCCCACCATCAGGCTGTGGACGCGCTCGGAGCCGGTCTCGTCGTCACCGGCCGCGCTCCGGACGGGCACATCGAGGCGATCGAGCACGAGTCGGCGCCGATCCTCGCTGTCCAGTGGCACCTGGAGGACCCGGGCGCGCCCGCCGGCCAGCTGGCCGCCCTGCTCGGCGCGCTGCGCGTCCCGGCGCTCGCCGTCGGGTGA
- a CDS encoding TPM domain-containing protein, whose product MLLAAGLAVIPAVFAGASAASSAESASAPRSVSTQDPVSLGSSHVLDQAGVLSRGETKRIENAAKKLHTDHKLDLYVVFVDRFTDPGDAEDWANETASESGLGPTDYLLAIAANGHAYALSGDDIGPVDDDRLDRIEQNDIEPRLHGSDWAGAAIAAAQGLGDAGGGGGGGPALLVVSLLGAILIGGAALFVVRRRRKKKAAGGAEPGQPPPWPRRRTRRDGDPLLGPELTQKENG is encoded by the coding sequence ATGCTGCTTGCGGCCGGGCTGGCGGTGATCCCCGCGGTGTTCGCGGGAGCGTCCGCCGCATCCTCCGCTGAATCGGCTTCGGCTCCGCGGTCCGTCTCGACCCAGGACCCCGTCTCCCTGGGCAGCAGCCACGTCCTGGACCAGGCCGGTGTGCTCAGCCGCGGCGAGACCAAACGCATCGAGAACGCCGCGAAGAAGCTCCACACGGACCACAAGCTCGACCTCTACGTCGTCTTCGTCGACCGGTTCACCGACCCGGGGGACGCCGAGGACTGGGCGAACGAGACGGCCTCGGAGAGCGGCCTCGGTCCGACGGACTATCTGCTCGCCATCGCGGCCAACGGGCACGCCTACGCTCTCTCCGGCGACGACATCGGCCCGGTCGACGACGACCGGCTGGACAGGATCGAGCAGAACGACATCGAACCCCGGCTGCACGGCTCCGATTGGGCCGGTGCGGCCATCGCCGCCGCTCAGGGGCTCGGGGACGCGGGCGGCGGCGGGGGCGGCGGGCCCGCTCTGCTCGTGGTGTCCCTCCTCGGCGCGATCCTCATCGGCGGCGCTGCGCTCTTCGTCGTTCGCCGGCGGCGGAAGAAGAAGGCCGCCGGAGGCGCGGAGCCCGGACAGCCGCCCCCATGGCCACGACGCCGCACACGCCGGGACGGAGATCCGCTTCTCGGTCCGGAGCTGACTCAGAAGGAGAATGGATGA